A genome region from Pseudanabaena sp. Chao 1811 includes the following:
- a CDS encoding NDP-sugar synthase, translating into MQAVIIAGGKGTRLRPLTYGCPKPMLPLIDRPFLEWMINRCREASVTDILLNVQYHSQQVIDYFGDGDRFGVKIRYVEESTPLDTAGAIKLAEPYFTGESLIVFNADILTNLDLTALIKFHQETKADATLTLTRVPDITPFGLVEIDKQNQVQAFREKPNAEQAVAFLAQGINTINAGTYVLEPKIFDIYPTGEPLSFERTVFPNVLERGLKMMGFVWDGYWMDMGTPEKYFQAQIDVLEGKVPYDFGDRSEQRSTGIWVSKTATIAEGAVLEAPCYIGDAASIGKNSHIPSQTLVGANSLINKAIASGMYSAGSLIV; encoded by the coding sequence ATGCAAGCTGTAATTATTGCTGGTGGGAAAGGAACAAGGCTTAGACCCTTGACCTATGGCTGTCCTAAACCAATGCTACCTCTGATTGATCGCCCATTCTTAGAATGGATGATTAATCGTTGCCGTGAAGCTAGTGTGACCGACATTTTGTTAAATGTGCAGTATCACTCGCAACAGGTAATCGATTATTTCGGAGATGGCGATCGCTTTGGCGTAAAAATTCGTTATGTCGAAGAGTCCACACCATTGGATACCGCAGGAGCTATTAAGCTTGCAGAGCCATATTTCACGGGTGAATCATTGATTGTCTTCAATGCTGACATTCTCACTAATTTAGACTTGACGGCATTGATAAAGTTTCATCAAGAGACTAAAGCTGATGCAACTTTGACCTTAACCAGAGTCCCCGATATTACGCCATTTGGCTTAGTAGAGATTGATAAGCAAAATCAAGTGCAGGCTTTCCGCGAAAAACCAAATGCAGAGCAAGCCGTAGCATTTCTGGCACAAGGAATTAATACGATTAATGCAGGAACTTATGTTCTGGAGCCAAAGATTTTTGATATCTATCCTACGGGAGAGCCTTTGAGCTTTGAACGCACAGTCTTCCCAAATGTGCTGGAGCGTGGTTTGAAGATGATGGGTTTTGTGTGGGACGGCTATTGGATGGATATGGGAACACCTGAAAAGTATTTCCAAGCCCAGATTGATGTGTTGGAAGGAAAGGTTCCTTATGATTTTGGCGATCGCTCTGAGCAGAGAAGCACAGGTATATGGGTTTCCAAAACTGCCACTATTGCTGAGGGAGCAGTTTTAGAGGCTCCTTGCTATATAGGAGATGCTGCTTCCATTGGTAAGAATTCTCATATTCCTTCTCAAACTTTAGTGGGAGCGAATTCTTTGATCAATAAAGCGATCGCTTCAGGTATGTATAGCGCAGGCTCACTAATTGTTTAG
- a CDS encoding LCP family protein, producing MSNRPITASKVRSADATNRADLPTNLPESKQVGVVQTISKIKHIPFAKIGFTLSLIVSVGAGAFLGRIVPINAIDWGGLLSGRKPEEVLMEGLGRKLERPYQILVMGVDRVLEAPLGSPESFNGRSDSMLLIRFDPSDRSVNILSIPRDTQVPIPNYGVTKINAANVYGGAELAQEIVSEKLNGVEIDRYVRLDTSGLSALIDALGGIEVNVPKRMKYVDKTQKLNIDLYAGVQVLNGTQAEGFARFRHDEDGDIGRIKRQQIVLKALKAKIASPSVVLRLPDLINIMQKHVDSNLSFDEMMAIATFSLTLKPDQIQTTSLKGRPSGANEFRFSYWIVSPEDVDQAISGKFKTKQDTQ from the coding sequence GTGAGCAATAGACCGATAACTGCATCCAAAGTTCGGTCAGCCGATGCCACCAATCGGGCTGATTTGCCTACTAATTTGCCAGAATCAAAGCAAGTCGGTGTTGTCCAGACCATATCCAAAATTAAGCACATTCCCTTCGCAAAAATTGGGTTTACCTTATCTTTAATTGTCTCTGTTGGGGCTGGTGCATTTCTAGGGCGAATTGTCCCGATTAATGCCATAGATTGGGGTGGTTTGCTGTCTGGTCGCAAGCCCGAAGAAGTTTTGATGGAAGGCTTGGGGCGGAAGTTAGAACGTCCTTACCAAATTTTAGTGATGGGAGTAGATCGTGTCCTTGAGGCTCCCCTCGGTTCGCCAGAATCCTTTAATGGTCGTAGCGATAGTATGTTGCTGATTCGATTTGATCCAAGTGATCGCTCGGTGAATATCCTCTCAATCCCTCGCGATACCCAAGTACCAATCCCCAATTATGGCGTAACCAAGATTAATGCCGCTAATGTCTATGGTGGCGCAGAACTCGCTCAGGAAATTGTTTCTGAAAAACTCAATGGCGTGGAAATCGATCGCTATGTACGCTTAGATACTTCGGGGCTATCAGCTTTGATTGATGCCCTTGGTGGGATTGAGGTCAATGTCCCTAAGCGGATGAAGTATGTAGATAAAACGCAAAAGCTAAATATTGATCTTTATGCAGGAGTACAAGTTCTTAATGGCACACAGGCTGAAGGTTTTGCCCGATTCCGTCATGATGAAGATGGTGATATTGGACGTATTAAGCGTCAGCAAATAGTTTTAAAGGCTCTCAAGGCAAAAATTGCTAGTCCTTCGGTTGTGCTACGTCTTCCTGATTTGATCAATATTATGCAAAAGCATGTAGATTCTAATCTCAGTTTTGATGAAATGATGGCGATCGCGACCTTTAGCCTCACTTTAAAACCTGATCAAATCCAAACTACAAGTCTCAAGGGTAGACCTAGCGGAGCAAATGAGTTCCGCTTTAGCTATTGGATTGTCAGTCCTGAAGATGTCGATCAAGCGATCTCAGGAAAGTTTAAAACTAAACAAGATACCCAATAA
- a CDS encoding Uma2 family endonuclease — MLKTMVSPAIAEKAEEIAIPKISLDEWVNNPPSGGLEWVSGNLIEKTGMTLQHGRVQSRVGWLWKSHIETSGIGGEVYTEVPCRTLEQGRRPDVAYLTPDLLAEYGNLPTLPQSFPLIAEVISPTDAANDVFAKAHEYLRSQCQEVWLIFNEERLIVVLTQDARKIYVADEVITSVVLSGFSMTVNELLG, encoded by the coding sequence TTGCTTAAAACTATGGTTAGCCCTGCGATCGCTGAAAAAGCAGAAGAGATAGCTATTCCCAAAATTTCCCTTGATGAATGGGTCAACAATCCCCCATCGGGTGGACTGGAATGGGTTAGCGGCAATTTAATCGAAAAAACGGGTATGACATTACAACATGGTCGGGTACAAAGTAGGGTTGGATGGCTTTGGAAAAGTCATATTGAAACCTCTGGGATTGGTGGTGAAGTATATACTGAAGTACCCTGTCGCACTCTGGAACAAGGACGTAGACCTGACGTTGCTTATCTCACCCCTGATTTGCTAGCTGAGTATGGCAATTTACCCACTTTGCCCCAAAGCTTTCCTTTAATTGCGGAAGTGATCTCACCGACTGATGCCGCTAATGATGTATTTGCTAAGGCGCACGAATATTTGCGATCGCAGTGTCAAGAAGTTTGGCTAATTTTTAATGAAGAACGGTTGATCGTGGTATTAACCCAAGATGCTCGCAAAATTTATGTTGCCGATGAGGTGATTACCTCTGTCGTTCTTAGTGGCTTTAGCATGACAGTTAATGAGTTATTGGGGTGA
- a CDS encoding cation:proton antiporter has product MQEDFRLIVDLVTVLAAASFGGLLAAALRLPVLLGYIFGGIVVGPTGLGLIKELIQVETLAQFGVAFLLFALGVEFSLKQLNKVRAIALGGGTLQILLTIALTTGVSVLVGWVDTPTQGIFLGGILSLSSTAVVLRSLMENNETESAQGQVTLGMLIIQDLALGLMLAVLPALDHPESVGIEVIKALAVTALFAGAAIAAGIWVIPPFLRWVASTESRELFLLSVIVLCLGIALLTEHLGLSIEMGAFVAGLMISEVEYADQALTYVEPLRDVFATLFFAAIGMLIDPAFLLQNWELILSLVAIVMLGKFLIVVPLVSIFRYPLRVAIFAGLGLAQIGEFSFVLASEGQKLGLVSRRVYLLILGTTAVTLMVTPFLLKATPQILQLLEKVPFLKAWMNKLDMPQELSANAELKDHVVVCGYGRIGQGIVALLQSKGYPVLVIEDAESKVEILRSQNIPYLYGNCASPLVLEKAEIDHARSMLIAISDPIATRLCVQRAISISPEIDIVARAEKDADIDTLYQLGAKEVVHPTFEASLELTTHLLICLGESTTDIQAELIGIRRSRYANFRPEIACVIPINTPLLLPPSANLAEIDQAS; this is encoded by the coding sequence GTGCAAGAAGATTTTCGGTTAATTGTTGATTTAGTAACGGTTCTTGCAGCAGCCTCCTTTGGCGGATTATTGGCGGCGGCGCTGCGATTACCAGTTTTATTGGGCTACATCTTTGGTGGCATCGTCGTTGGACCTACGGGCTTAGGACTGATCAAAGAATTGATTCAGGTAGAGACCCTTGCCCAGTTTGGGGTTGCCTTCTTACTGTTTGCCCTTGGCGTTGAGTTTTCACTAAAGCAGTTAAATAAAGTGAGAGCGATCGCCCTTGGTGGTGGTACTTTACAGATTTTATTGACGATCGCCCTCACCACAGGAGTATCTGTATTGGTGGGATGGGTGGACACACCAACTCAAGGCATTTTCCTTGGTGGCATCCTGTCGCTCTCCTCTACGGCAGTTGTGCTGCGAAGTTTGATGGAAAACAACGAAACCGAGTCTGCACAGGGACAGGTGACATTGGGGATGTTAATCATCCAAGACTTAGCTTTGGGATTAATGTTAGCGGTATTGCCTGCGCTCGATCATCCTGAATCCGTAGGTATTGAGGTGATCAAAGCCTTAGCGGTGACGGCTCTATTTGCAGGGGCAGCGATCGCGGCGGGAATTTGGGTGATTCCGCCATTTTTGCGCTGGGTGGCAAGTACCGAGAGCCGTGAACTATTTTTGCTGAGTGTGATCGTGTTATGTCTAGGCATTGCGCTTCTTACTGAGCATTTAGGCTTGTCGATTGAAATGGGTGCATTCGTCGCAGGTTTGATGATTTCGGAGGTGGAATATGCTGATCAAGCGCTCACCTATGTAGAACCCTTGCGCGATGTGTTTGCGACCTTGTTTTTTGCGGCGATCGGGATGCTGATCGATCCTGCCTTTTTACTGCAAAACTGGGAATTGATTCTGAGTCTAGTGGCGATCGTAATGCTGGGTAAATTCCTGATCGTCGTACCATTGGTGAGCATTTTCCGTTATCCCCTGCGCGTTGCCATTTTTGCAGGCTTAGGACTTGCCCAAATTGGAGAGTTTTCCTTTGTACTTGCTAGCGAAGGTCAAAAATTAGGATTAGTTTCCCGCCGCGTATATTTACTGATTTTAGGGACAACTGCTGTCACCTTAATGGTTACACCCTTCTTACTGAAGGCAACACCGCAGATTTTGCAATTACTGGAAAAAGTACCATTCCTGAAGGCATGGATGAACAAGCTAGATATGCCTCAAGAACTTTCTGCCAATGCTGAACTAAAGGATCATGTGGTGGTCTGTGGTTATGGGCGGATCGGACAGGGGATTGTAGCGTTACTGCAATCAAAGGGCTATCCTGTCCTCGTAATTGAAGATGCTGAGTCTAAGGTAGAGATCTTGCGATCGCAAAATATCCCTTACCTATATGGCAATTGCGCCAGTCCCTTGGTACTCGAAAAAGCGGAGATCGACCATGCGCGATCGATGCTGATTGCTATTTCTGACCCGATCGCTACGAGGTTATGCGTCCAGAGAGCCATTAGCATTTCGCCAGAGATTGATATTGTCGCTAGAGCCGAAAAAGATGCGGATATCGATACGCTGTATCAACTGGGAGCCAAGGAAGTTGTGCATCCCACCTTTGAGGCAAGTTTAGAACTGACTACGCATTTGCTGATTTGTTTAGGTGAAAGTACTACGGATATTCAGGCAGAATTAATCGGCATCCGCCGCAGCCGCTATGCCAATTTCCGCCCTGAAATCGCCTGTGTCATTCCCATAAATACGCCACTGCTGTTACCACCTAGCGCTAATCTCGCCGAGATCGATCAAGCTTCCTAA
- a CDS encoding DUF29 domain-containing protein, whose translation METGLYETDFYGWTMQQSKLLALGKLDGLDVANLVEEIESLGKQKQQELSNRLGVLIGHLLKWQYQPQKRSRSWQVTIQLQREEIQDLLADNPSLKSYLDKALFKGFRLGLALVLSETPIKKNVLPNECPYSFEQLLDLSFPDDIDVEF comes from the coding sequence ATGGAAACAGGTTTATATGAGACGGATTTTTATGGTTGGACAATGCAGCAGTCCAAACTTTTAGCATTAGGTAAGTTAGATGGATTAGATGTGGCTAACTTAGTTGAGGAAATTGAGTCGTTGGGTAAGCAAAAGCAGCAGGAGTTATCTAATCGGCTTGGAGTGCTGATTGGACATCTCTTAAAATGGCAATACCAACCCCAAAAGCGATCGCGTAGTTGGCAAGTGACGATCCAGTTGCAAAGAGAGGAAATTCAAGACTTGTTAGCGGACAATCCGAGTCTAAAGTCCTATTTAGATAAAGCTTTGTTCAAGGGTTTTCGCTTGGGATTAGCGTTAGTTTTGAGTGAGACACCAATTAAGAAAAACGTATTGCCCAATGAATGTCCCTATAGTTTTGAACAGTTGCTGGACTTGAGCTTTCCTGATGATATTGATGTGGAGTTTTAA
- a CDS encoding S-layer homology domain-containing protein: MKFTFRLILGLIACSLSACQGSNLGNSLEGVIAPANPNSDSSPEPIAEQNKPAPSATPTVTPTTEPVTTPSSSPTASPSLAPKFSERPNFPNFKSESLSNQMIAIAVQALPNSSSAKNPNSLKTFFYINFATAQPQAGEFSDIEQGPVALRPWIKDLNKLGTITAKTGLQFQPNNLVARREYARWLLQTNNRFYKNQPSRQIRLAQPNETASFTDVPNNHPDFAIIQGLANAGLIGTGDRFRPNDPLLREELVQWKIPLDLRQPLPSATWDSISQTWGFKDSDRISENALGAIFADAQLRDISNIRRSFGFTTLLQPQKPVTRAEAAASLWYFGTATDGISANKVVELDR; this comes from the coding sequence ATGAAGTTCACATTTCGATTAATCCTAGGACTAATTGCTTGTTCCCTCAGCGCTTGCCAAGGGTCTAATCTTGGCAATTCCTTAGAAGGGGTGATCGCTCCAGCAAACCCTAACAGTGATTCCAGCCCTGAACCCATTGCTGAACAAAATAAACCTGCTCCCTCTGCCACCCCAACTGTAACTCCCACCACAGAACCTGTCACCACGCCATCTTCATCTCCCACTGCTTCTCCCAGCTTGGCTCCCAAATTTAGCGAGCGCCCTAATTTCCCCAATTTTAAAAGTGAAAGCTTATCTAATCAGATGATTGCGATCGCTGTACAAGCTTTACCTAATTCTTCAAGCGCAAAAAATCCAAATTCTCTCAAAACCTTTTTTTACATCAATTTTGCAACTGCTCAACCTCAGGCGGGCGAATTTAGTGACATCGAGCAGGGTCCTGTTGCCTTAAGACCTTGGATCAAAGATCTCAATAAATTAGGGACGATTACCGCAAAAACAGGATTGCAATTCCAGCCTAATAACTTAGTAGCAAGGCGAGAATATGCCAGATGGCTACTGCAAACTAATAATCGTTTCTATAAAAATCAACCGAGCCGCCAGATTCGTCTCGCGCAACCCAATGAAACGGCAAGTTTTACGGATGTACCGAATAACCATCCTGACTTTGCCATCATTCAGGGCTTAGCTAATGCAGGGCTAATTGGTACAGGCGATCGCTTTCGTCCTAATGATCCCCTCCTCCGTGAAGAATTGGTGCAATGGAAAATCCCCCTCGATCTCAGACAGCCTCTGCCTAGTGCCACATGGGACAGTATTAGTCAAACATGGGGCTTTAAAGATAGCGATCGCATTAGCGAAAATGCTTTAGGTGCAATTTTTGCCGATGCTCAACTGCGCGATATTTCTAACATTCGCCGTAGCTTTGGATTTACCACATTGTTACAACCCCAAAAGCCTGTTACCCGTGCCGAAGCTGCTGCTTCTCTCTGGTATTTTGGCACAGCAACCGATGGCATCTCGGCGAACAAAGTTGTGGAACTTGATCGCTAG
- a CDS encoding tetratricopeptide repeat protein, protein MKKFLLLLTIVGSCIFCNSAIAAPSTTETVKAKSTNTATKTIKGKYDVWMRIGYKAYDKKDYNTALINFKRALKLRPNDVYATKAIQNTEKRLAGK, encoded by the coding sequence ATGAAAAAATTTCTATTGCTCCTTACGATTGTCGGCTCCTGCATATTTTGTAACTCCGCTATAGCTGCGCCATCAACTACAGAAACTGTTAAAGCCAAATCAACCAACACTGCTACCAAGACTATAAAAGGTAAATATGATGTTTGGATGAGGATCGGTTATAAAGCCTATGACAAAAAAGACTACAACACCGCTCTGATTAACTTTAAGCGTGCTTTAAAGTTGCGCCCCAATGATGTCTATGCTACTAAAGCAATTCAAAACACTGAGAAGCGTTTAGCTGGAAAATGA
- a CDS encoding type I restriction enzyme HsdR N-terminal domain-containing protein — MPATLQASRLSLYDVKSKFHLHQAPTDSFFSDLLNSAQPLSELEKQQLDRTKQQYLYLADRPLLEVTVKMVTLSPLLSLAGFYDPPFYTTLEESVEVESQDGSEIVRGQIDVLVLQNSIWVVVIESKSVQYDVMMALPQALTYMSASPNHLANQNTFGMITNGREFRFIKLEPTPSPTYTLSKVFSLSEPENHLYLVLQILKSLGQLVISI, encoded by the coding sequence ATGCCTGCAACTCTACAAGCCTCAAGGCTCAGCTTGTACGATGTCAAAAGTAAGTTTCATTTGCATCAAGCTCCAACTGATAGTTTTTTCAGTGATTTACTAAATTCGGCACAACCGCTTAGCGAACTCGAAAAGCAGCAGCTAGATCGTACTAAGCAACAATACTTATATCTTGCCGATCGCCCACTTCTAGAAGTAACCGTCAAGATGGTTACTCTGTCGCCTTTGCTATCCCTCGCAGGATTTTATGACCCGCCATTTTACACAACCCTCGAAGAATCCGTTGAAGTGGAATCTCAAGATGGCTCTGAAATAGTACGAGGACAAATTGATGTCTTAGTCCTACAAAATTCTATCTGGGTTGTAGTGATCGAGTCTAAGAGTGTTCAGTATGACGTAATGATGGCGTTGCCTCAAGCCCTGACTTACATGAGTGCTAGTCCTAATCATTTGGCTAACCAAAATACATTTGGGATGATTACCAATGGGCGAGAATTTCGTTTTATTAAGCTAGAGCCGACTCCTTCACCTACTTACACACTATCTAAAGTTTTCTCCCTCTCAGAACCAGAAAACCATTTATACCTAGTGCTACAAATTTTAAAATCCCTTGGACAGCTAGTTATATCGATCTAA
- a CDS encoding DUF2997 domain-containing protein: MSQYQRIEYLIGKDGKIVERAIDMSGSECVAITAEIESNLGKVETRELLSSYYETSEQSLDHNEIEQVQYGQYDQQS; this comes from the coding sequence ATGTCGCAATATCAACGTATCGAGTACTTAATCGGGAAAGATGGCAAAATCGTTGAACGTGCGATAGACATGTCTGGTAGTGAATGCGTCGCAATTACTGCCGAAATCGAGTCGAATTTAGGCAAAGTCGAAACTCGCGAATTATTATCTAGTTATTACGAGACTTCTGAGCAGAGCCTTGATCATAATGAGATCGAGCAAGTCCAGTATGGTCAATACGATCAACAGTCCTAA
- a CDS encoding PHP domain-containing protein, producing the protein MVTQTPLLISESSATSKLRKIFASVDAMSCPHRLNFHLHTVHSDGKMQAVDLIQQAIALRLSDLAITDHHAIGGYYVAKQYLDNFASQVNEPANLPTLWSGIEVNASLIFTEVHILGYGFDPKHGAMHPYLQGKTTAGLDYQAISVIKAIHSAGGLAVLAHPARYRRSPEDLIPAAAALGIDGVETYYGYDNSDPWKPSPKQTEEIRHLADIHGLMHTCGTDSHGFKISKRL; encoded by the coding sequence ATGGTAACTCAAACTCCGCTATTGATCTCAGAGTCGAGCGCAACTAGTAAATTGCGAAAAATTTTTGCGTCTGTCGATGCCATGAGTTGTCCACATAGGCTGAACTTTCATTTGCATACGGTGCATTCTGATGGCAAGATGCAGGCTGTTGATTTAATTCAGCAGGCGATCGCTTTGCGTCTATCCGATTTGGCAATTACCGATCACCATGCGATCGGCGGTTATTACGTTGCCAAGCAATATCTTGATAATTTTGCTAGCCAAGTCAATGAGCCAGCAAACCTCCCAACCCTCTGGTCAGGGATCGAAGTTAATGCCAGTCTGATTTTTACGGAAGTACATATTCTCGGCTATGGCTTTGATCCTAAACATGGGGCAATGCACCCTTATTTGCAAGGCAAAACCACCGCAGGTTTAGACTATCAAGCAATTAGTGTAATTAAAGCCATTCATTCGGCTGGGGGACTAGCGGTACTTGCCCATCCTGCCCGTTATCGGCGATCGCCTGAAGACCTGATTCCCGCCGCCGCCGCCTTGGGGATTGACGGTGTAGAAACCTACTATGGCTATGACAATAGCGATCCTTGGAAACCTAGCCCTAAGCAAACCGAAGAAATTCGGCATCTTGCGGATATTCATGGACTTATGCACACCTGTGGAACTGACTCTCACGGTTTTAAAATTAGTAAGAGACTTTAA
- a CDS encoding hydroxysqualene dehydroxylase, which translates to MTDKPKVIVVGAGWAGLGATYQLTKQGYDVTLLEAGAQAGGLVAGWKTAGGRSVEAGIHGFWYPYRNIFSLVKELELDPFTPWTRSAQYSPAGLEVESPIFQDLPRLPSPLGTFAYTQFKRLPLSDRLSALPLMYAVVDFDNSDEAWKRYDGITARELFRQYGVSERLYRESFEPMLLVGLFAPGEQCSAAAALGMLYYFILAHQADFDVVWCRGTVGEKIFKPWCDRITSLGGKILTNRRVSDLRVDGAGKVTGVTCGEETFDADAVVFSVGISGMQKIVSNSAALQKRREFRNLMNLGAIDVLAVRLWFDRKINIPRPSNACFGFDATTGWTFFDLNVLHDEYADETGSVIEVDFYHANQFLPLDNQEIVTIVQQYLATCLQEFKNATVVDSSVIRLPRAVTHFAPGSYQHLLRPITSFPNLYMSGDWIITNHGSWSQEKAYVTGLEAANLVIQQFSQGNMAQILPIEADEPHIQIARSLNQNLRNLAKSLIPNFFLP; encoded by the coding sequence ATGACAGATAAACCAAAAGTAATCGTTGTTGGTGCAGGTTGGGCTGGCTTAGGCGCGACCTATCAACTCACCAAGCAGGGCTATGATGTCACCTTGCTAGAGGCAGGGGCGCAGGCAGGGGGCTTAGTCGCAGGTTGGAAAACCGCAGGGGGGCGATCGGTTGAGGCAGGCATTCACGGTTTTTGGTATCCCTATCGCAATATTTTTTCCTTAGTTAAAGAGCTAGAGCTTGATCCCTTCACCCCTTGGACGCGATCGGCACAATATTCCCCCGCAGGATTAGAAGTGGAATCGCCGATTTTTCAAGACTTGCCGCGATTGCCTTCACCCCTTGGCACGTTTGCCTATACACAATTTAAAAGATTGCCACTTAGCGATCGCCTGTCAGCATTGCCTCTAATGTATGCCGTGGTGGACTTTGACAATTCCGATGAGGCATGGAAACGCTACGATGGCATCACCGCCAGAGAGTTATTCCGTCAGTATGGCGTATCGGAGCGGTTATATCGTGAATCCTTTGAGCCAATGCTATTAGTCGGATTATTTGCCCCTGGGGAGCAATGCTCGGCGGCGGCGGCTTTGGGAATGTTGTATTACTTCATCTTGGCGCATCAAGCGGATTTTGATGTGGTCTGGTGTCGTGGCACAGTGGGCGAAAAAATCTTTAAACCTTGGTGCGATCGCATCACCAGTTTAGGTGGCAAAATCCTTACCAATAGACGTGTTAGTGATTTGCGCGTTGATGGGGCAGGCAAAGTAACAGGTGTAACTTGTGGCGAAGAAACCTTTGATGCCGATGCCGTGGTTTTCTCCGTGGGCATTTCAGGGATGCAAAAAATTGTCTCTAATAGTGCGGCTTTACAAAAACGGCGTGAATTTCGTAACTTGATGAATTTAGGAGCGATCGATGTTTTAGCCGTGCGCCTATGGTTCGATCGCAAGATCAATATTCCTCGTCCATCCAATGCCTGCTTTGGTTTTGATGCAACTACTGGTTGGACATTCTTTGATCTCAATGTGCTCCATGATGAATATGCAGATGAGACTGGTTCGGTAATCGAAGTGGATTTTTATCACGCGAACCAATTCTTGCCCCTTGACAATCAAGAAATCGTAACAATTGTCCAGCAATATCTCGCCACTTGTTTGCAAGAATTTAAGAATGCAACAGTTGTGGATAGCAGTGTAATTCGGTTGCCTCGCGCTGTGACCCATTTCGCCCCCGGAAGTTACCAGCACCTATTGCGCCCTATTACTAGCTTTCCAAACTTATATATGAGCGGTGATTGGATTATTACGAATCATGGCTCATGGTCTCAGGAAAAAGCCTATGTCACTGGTTTAGAAGCGGCAAATTTAGTGATTCAACAATTTAGTCAGGGCAACATGGCTCAGATTCTCCCAATTGAAGCCGATGAGCCTCATATTCAAATTGCGCGATCGCTCAACCAAAACCTAAGAAATTTGGCAAAATCCCTGATCCCTAACTTTTTCTTGCCATAA
- a CDS encoding winged helix-turn-helix domain-containing protein, whose translation MLLTEQPVSASKNTVGCILVVEDEAIIQEAIALALREEGYSIFLAEDGYKALQIAKTAVRLDLVILDVMLPSINGLDFCRILRHEGNNVPVLMISAKGNESDRIVGLEVGADDYLSKPFGMRELVARCRALLRRSRRDFVATNATVYKFGDITMYPDECRVTINDAEINLSPKEFRLLDLFMSHPRRVWSREQLLEKVWGVDFVGDSKTVDVHIRWLREKIEIDPSDPKHIVTVRGFGYRLG comes from the coding sequence ATGCTTTTAACAGAACAGCCTGTCTCAGCTTCTAAAAACACTGTCGGTTGTATCTTGGTAGTGGAAGATGAAGCGATTATTCAAGAGGCGATCGCTCTGGCTTTGCGAGAAGAAGGATATAGCATTTTCCTCGCTGAAGATGGTTATAAAGCTTTACAAATTGCCAAAACTGCGGTGAGGCTAGATTTGGTGATTTTAGATGTAATGTTACCTTCGATTAATGGGTTAGATTTCTGTCGGATCTTGCGCCATGAAGGTAACAATGTTCCTGTTTTGATGATTAGCGCCAAGGGTAATGAGTCCGATCGCATTGTAGGTTTAGAGGTCGGAGCTGATGACTATCTCAGTAAACCCTTTGGGATGCGTGAACTTGTAGCCCGTTGTCGAGCATTGTTGCGTCGTAGTCGTCGTGATTTCGTGGCAACCAATGCCACAGTATATAAATTTGGCGATATCACCATGTATCCCGATGAATGTCGCGTTACGATCAATGATGCAGAGATTAATCTTTCTCCTAAAGAATTTCGCCTGCTCGATTTGTTTATGAGTCATCCCCGTCGCGTTTGGTCACGGGAGCAGTTGCTAGAAAAAGTCTGGGGAGTCGATTTTGTTGGTGATAGCAAAACTGTTGATGTCCATATTCGCTGGTTACGCGAAAAAATCGAAATTGATCCTAGCGATCCTAAACATATTGTGACTGTACGCGGATTTGGTTATCGCTTAGGCTAA